Proteins encoded in a region of the Clostridium beijerinckii genome:
- a CDS encoding spore coat protein: MNGLIENLTGMSKMTDQVIATDFLISAKSGVQNYAVAITESISLEVRTILKKQLQDAIQTHEKISNYMMEKGYYNAYDLGEQYKVDMETTDTTLGLTKNLK; encoded by the coding sequence ATGAATGGATTAATAGAAAATCTTACAGGAATGAGTAAAATGACTGATCAAGTTATAGCTACTGACTTTCTAATTTCGGCCAAGAGCGGAGTACAAAATTATGCAGTTGCGATAACAGAATCAATTTCATTAGAAGTTAGAACTATATTAAAGAAGCAATTACAAGATGCAATTCAAACTCATGAAAAAATATCAAATTACATGATGGAGAAAGGCTATTACAACGCTTATGACTTAGGCGAGCAGTATAAGGTAGATATGGAAACAACAGATACAACGTTGGGTCTTACAAAGAATTTAAAGTGA
- a CDS encoding spore coat protein has translation MINDYLEIRNAEGMPKLVDANMSLGFLLNAKSGVRNCAIALTEATTPEVRTVLKNQLNDAILMHEQISNLMVEKGWFHPTNLEKQFQMDIESSTTISQIASLDLFPGDTSRSGMFATLEK, from the coding sequence ATGATTAATGATTATTTAGAAATAAGAAATGCAGAGGGAATGCCTAAACTTGTGGATGCGAATATGTCTCTAGGTTTTTTATTAAATGCCAAAAGTGGTGTAAGAAATTGTGCAATTGCATTGACTGAGGCAACAACTCCAGAAGTTAGAACTGTTCTAAAGAATCAGTTAAATGATGCAATTCTTATGCATGAACAAATATCAAATCTTATGGTAGAAAAAGGTTGGTTTCATCCTACAAACCTAGAAAAGCAATTTCAAATGGATATTGAATCATCTACAACAATATCTCAAATTGCTAGTTTGGATTTATTTCCTGGAGACACAAGTAGAAGTGGTATGTTTGCAACACTAGAAAAATAA
- a CDS encoding TIGR00266 family protein, producing the protein MYSHEIDYKVKGDDIQYVEIELDPTETVIAEAGAMMMMDPNIQMETIFGDGSKQSGSSFMNKIFSAGKRVLTGESLFMTAFTNSGALKEKVYFAAPYPGKIIPMDLSLLGGKLICQKDAFLCAAKGVSVGIDFKKKLSVGFFGGEGFILEKLEGDGLAFIHACGAIVERNLLPGETLKIDTGCLVAMTKDVHYDIQFVGGIKNTLFGGEGVFFATVTGPGKIWVQSLPFSRLAERVFAAAPTSGGKNREEGSVLGMLGNILDGDN; encoded by the coding sequence ATGTATTCGCATGAGATTGACTATAAGGTAAAAGGTGACGATATACAATATGTAGAAATTGAACTTGATCCCACAGAAACTGTGATAGCAGAGGCTGGAGCAATGATGATGATGGACCCAAACATACAAATGGAAACTATATTTGGAGATGGATCAAAACAAAGTGGAAGCAGTTTTATGAATAAAATTTTTTCAGCAGGAAAAAGAGTGCTGACTGGTGAAAGTTTGTTTATGACTGCATTCACAAATTCGGGAGCATTAAAAGAAAAAGTTTATTTTGCGGCACCTTATCCAGGAAAAATAATTCCTATGGACTTGAGTTTATTAGGAGGAAAATTAATATGTCAAAAAGATGCTTTTCTATGTGCAGCTAAAGGTGTATCTGTAGGAATAGATTTTAAGAAAAAGTTAAGTGTAGGTTTTTTTGGAGGTGAAGGGTTCATACTCGAAAAATTAGAAGGAGATGGCTTAGCTTTTATACATGCGTGTGGTGCAATAGTTGAAAGAAACTTATTGCCTGGAGAAACATTAAAAATAGATACTGGATGTTTAGTTGCTATGACTAAAGATGTACATTATGATATACAATTTGTAGGTGGAATTAAGAATACGTTATTTGGTGGGGAAGGAGTATTCTTTGCAACTGTAACAGGACCAGGAAAGATATGGGTTCAAAGCTTGCCATTTAGCAGACTTGCAGAACGTGTATTTGCAGCAGCTCCAACTTCGGGCGGAAAAAATAGAGAAGAAGGTAGTGTACTTGGAATGCTTGGAAATATTTTAGACGGAGATAATTAG
- a CDS encoding zinc-dependent alcohol dehydrogenase: MKAVTFQGIKNVKVKEVKDPKIQKADDIIVKLTSTAICGSDLHLIHDMVPNLPQDYIIGHEPMGIVEEVGPEVTKLKKGDRVIVPFNVSCGECFYCKHDLTCMCDNSNPNGENGGFFGYSDTFGGYPGGQAEYMRVPYANFTPFKIPEDCEVEDEKLLLMSDAMGTAYWSVENAGVKKGNTVIVLGCGPVGLLAQKFCWMHGAERVIAVDYIDYRLEHARRHNKVETVNFEQHENTGEYLREITHGGADVVIDCVGMDGKMTPMEFLGSGLKLQSGSLGGFVIATQAVRKGGMIQVTGVYGGRYNAFPLGDIMNRNINIRTGQAPVIPYMPTLYKLLAEGKVDPSDIITHRLPLDQAPYGYEVFDTKTDGCIKVVLKP; this comes from the coding sequence ATGAAGGCTGTAACATTTCAAGGAATAAAGAATGTAAAAGTTAAAGAAGTCAAAGATCCTAAAATTCAAAAGGCTGACGATATTATCGTTAAGCTTACAAGTACAGCAATATGTGGTTCTGATTTGCACTTAATTCATGATATGGTTCCAAACTTACCACAAGATTATATCATAGGACATGAACCAATGGGAATTGTTGAAGAGGTAGGACCAGAAGTTACGAAATTGAAAAAAGGTGATAGAGTAATAGTGCCTTTTAATGTAAGTTGTGGAGAGTGTTTTTATTGTAAACATGATTTAACATGTATGTGCGATAATTCAAATCCTAATGGAGAAAATGGAGGGTTTTTTGGATATTCAGATACATTTGGAGGATATCCAGGAGGCCAGGCAGAGTATATGAGAGTGCCTTATGCTAATTTTACTCCTTTCAAAATTCCAGAAGATTGTGAAGTAGAGGATGAAAAATTATTATTGATGTCAGATGCAATGGGAACTGCTTATTGGAGCGTAGAAAATGCTGGGGTTAAGAAAGGTAATACTGTTATTGTGTTAGGGTGTGGACCTGTAGGACTGCTAGCACAAAAGTTCTGCTGGATGCACGGTGCAGAGAGAGTAATAGCTGTTGACTATATCGATTATAGGTTAGAGCATGCAAGGAGACATAATAAAGTTGAAACTGTTAATTTCGAACAACATGAGAATACAGGGGAATATCTAAGAGAAATCACTCATGGTGGAGCGGATGTAGTAATAGACTGTGTTGGAATGGATGGAAAAATGACACCAATGGAGTTTTTAGGATCAGGTTTAAAACTTCAAAGTGGATCATTAGGTGGATTTGTTATAGCTACTCAGGCAGTGAGAAAAGGTGGAATGATTCAAGTTACCGGAGTTTATGGAGGAAGATATAACGCATTTCCTTTAGGAGATATAATGAATCGTAATATTAATATAAGAACAGGTCAAGCTCCAGTTATTCCATATATGCCAACACTTTATAAATTACTTGCTGAAGGAAAAGTAGATCCAAGTGATATTATTACTCACAGATTGCCCCTTGATCAAGCGCCATATGGATATGAAGTATTTGATACAAAAACTGACGGATGTATTAAAGTTGTTCTAAAGCCATAG
- a CDS encoding spore coat protein: MNDQSIAPNETMQLHEILTFKNTCLTKALTMSPLVSDEELKSILQQEVSVSEKHIEELRSLMEKSNIASSEE, from the coding sequence ATGAATGATCAAAGTATTGCACCAAATGAAACTATGCAGTTGCATGAAATACTAACATTCAAAAATACATGTTTAACTAAAGCTCTTACTATGTCACCATTAGTTTCGGATGAAGAATTAAAATCAATATTGCAACAAGAGGTATCTGTATCAGAAAAACATATTGAAGAGTTGAGAAGTCTTATGGAGAAATCTAATATTGCGTCTTCAGAAGAATAA
- a CDS encoding Nramp family divalent metal transporter, with the protein MNEKNKDLTKNKLIGKDLLKYIGPGILVTVGFIDPGNWVSNIAAGSNYGYKLLWIVTLSTIMLIILQHNAAHLGIVTGLCISEAINKHINKFLGRAITITAMLAAVSTAMAEILGAAIALDMLFNIPLKLGALISALVITFMLFSNSYKKIEKVIIGFVSIIGISFIFETFLVNINWGEAIRSAVVPSIPVNSLPIIMSVLGAVVMPHNLFLHSEVIQSRKWNLKDKSILERQLKYEFMDTMLSMIIGFIINSAMILVAITFYNNNVQVTELEQAQTMLKPLLGNSASIIFAIALLFAGLASSVTAGMAGGSIFAGLFGEEYDINSKSSKIGVLITILVALVIIFFVSNPFEGLLYSQMLLSIQLPVTIFTQIYLTSSKKVMGKYKNTTLEKIVLWSIAGIVTILNIMLLVSSF; encoded by the coding sequence ATGAATGAGAAAAATAAAGATTTAACTAAAAATAAATTAATCGGAAAAGATCTATTAAAATATATTGGACCAGGAATTTTAGTTACAGTAGGTTTTATAGATCCAGGAAATTGGGTATCAAACATTGCAGCAGGATCTAATTATGGCTATAAGTTGCTTTGGATTGTTACTCTATCAACAATAATGCTTATAATATTACAACATAATGCTGCTCACTTGGGTATAGTAACAGGATTATGTATTTCGGAAGCAATTAATAAACATATAAATAAATTTTTAGGACGAGCAATTACAATAACAGCGATGTTAGCAGCAGTAAGTACTGCTATGGCAGAAATATTAGGAGCAGCAATAGCTTTGGACATGTTGTTTAATATTCCATTAAAATTAGGTGCATTAATTTCTGCGTTAGTAATTACATTTATGCTATTTTCCAATTCGTATAAGAAAATAGAAAAAGTAATAATTGGATTTGTATCAATTATAGGAATATCATTTATATTTGAAACTTTCTTAGTTAATATAAATTGGGGAGAAGCAATACGTAGTGCAGTTGTACCTAGTATTCCAGTAAATTCCCTACCAATAATAATGAGTGTATTAGGGGCTGTAGTTATGCCACATAATTTATTTTTACATTCAGAAGTAATCCAGAGTAGAAAATGGAATTTAAAAGATAAATCCATATTAGAGAGGCAATTAAAGTATGAATTTATGGATACAATGTTATCTATGATAATTGGATTTATAATAAATAGTGCTATGATTTTAGTTGCAATAACATTTTATAATAATAATGTTCAGGTTACCGAACTTGAACAAGCTCAAACAATGTTAAAACCATTGCTTGGAAATTCAGCTTCGATAATATTTGCTATAGCATTGCTTTTTGCTGGATTAGCATCATCAGTTACAGCTGGTATGGCTGGAGGATCAATATTCGCTGGTTTATTTGGAGAAGAATATGATATAAACAGTAAAAGCAGTAAGATAGGAGTATTAATAACTATATTGGTTGCACTAGTTATAATATTTTTTGTTAGCAATCCATTTGAGGGATTACTTTATTCCCAAATGCTATTAAGTATACAATTACCAGTAACAATTTTCACTCAAATATATTTAACATCATCAAAGAAAGTAATGGGAAAATATAAAAACACTACATTAGAAAAGATTGTTTTATGGAGTATTGCAGGAATAGTTACTATTTTAAATATTATGCTATTAGTAAGTTCGTTTTAA
- a CDS encoding carboxymuconolactone decarboxylase family protein, which yields MSDMSSVSNAFKTFMKEAPEYQEIWMETVQKLDSVSKLDSKTEELAYIAVLASSRLEGGLPFHVKHAKSLGATREEIISAVLIGLPAVGNIVIQSLPIAINAYDSE from the coding sequence ATGAGTGATATGTCATCAGTTAGTAATGCGTTTAAAACTTTTATGAAAGAGGCACCAGAGTATCAGGAGATATGGATGGAGACAGTTCAAAAATTAGATTCAGTGAGTAAACTTGATTCGAAAACAGAGGAACTTGCATATATTGCAGTTTTAGCGTCTTCAAGACTTGAAGGTGGTCTGCCTTTCCATGTTAAACATGCAAAATCTCTTGGAGCAACAAGGGAAGAAATAATAAGTGCTGTTTTAATCGGATTACCAGCCGTAGGTAATATAGTAATTCAATCATTACCAATAGCAATTAATGCGTATGATAGTGAATAA
- a CDS encoding spore coat protein yields MEKQHLAPNETMQVHEMLNFKTICMTTSKMMEGVVFDQDLKALLEKDVQQSIAAISNLQNLLKKAPKIR; encoded by the coding sequence ATGGAAAAGCAACATCTGGCACCAAATGAGACAATGCAAGTTCATGAAATGCTAAACTTCAAAACTATCTGCATGACTACATCAAAAATGATGGAAGGTGTAGTTTTTGATCAAGATCTAAAGGCATTATTAGAGAAGGATGTGCAACAATCTATAGCAGCAATAAGTAACTTACAAAATTTATTAAAAAAAGCTCCTAAAATAAGATGA
- a CDS encoding glycosyltransferase, with amino-acid sequence MGNKKVLQIVFSSVISDAGEVTRAIEIADGIRRFCPEDYEVDITFLSTGSVFEDKVISNGFKIYKCLPSLPGIGFREDFKTKGSNIIGDVKLAGELLKGEIDAFNDLKPDVVIYGFNPIAGLARRMADKPIPGICYMPIPMQKDVYLTTLMKDAPDNIKPLTYLPLNFRKSIMKLIPKAIKLKVPAFVQTNIIEALKEFQWNGTPVKTVFDMLEADLTIINDLEEFNKEHKLPDNFKVVGPLYASASSNSKIDDNILRTFNSENKKIKIFCTLGSSGKKEYLFEAIKALTQDIGKEWSAVILAPKAVCPIKEAIECAGNSPNVYITDEFVPAPLVNGLADVVVSHGGQGTVQTAIASGTPIVGFAMQPEQQINLDNVVMKGAGIRIPINRWNAPKIQLAIRNIIKDTSYKENINTLKKLLESSDGKKNSALAIWDYILNKLN; translated from the coding sequence ATGGGAAATAAAAAAGTTTTACAAATTGTTTTTTCAAGCGTAATTTCAGATGCTGGGGAAGTAACACGTGCAATAGAAATAGCAGATGGAATTAGACGTTTCTGTCCAGAAGATTATGAAGTAGATATAACTTTTTTATCTACAGGAAGTGTTTTTGAGGATAAAGTAATTTCAAATGGATTTAAGATTTACAAATGCTTGCCATCGCTTCCGGGGATAGGATTTCGTGAAGATTTTAAAACTAAAGGCAGTAATATAATAGGAGATGTAAAGCTTGCAGGTGAATTGCTAAAAGGGGAGATAGATGCTTTTAATGACTTAAAACCAGATGTAGTTATATATGGATTTAATCCTATAGCAGGTCTTGCTAGAAGAATGGCTGACAAGCCAATACCAGGAATTTGTTATATGCCGATACCTATGCAAAAAGACGTATATCTTACTACGTTAATGAAAGATGCCCCTGACAATATTAAACCTCTGACATACCTTCCCTTAAATTTTCGAAAAAGTATTATGAAATTAATTCCTAAAGCAATAAAGCTAAAAGTACCAGCTTTTGTTCAAACTAATATTATCGAAGCACTTAAGGAATTTCAGTGGAATGGAACTCCAGTTAAAACAGTGTTCGATATGCTTGAAGCAGATTTGACAATAATAAATGATCTTGAAGAATTTAATAAAGAGCATAAACTTCCTGATAATTTTAAGGTTGTAGGACCATTATATGCATCAGCATCAAGTAATTCAAAAATAGATGACAATATTTTAAGAACTTTTAATTCAGAGAACAAAAAAATTAAAATTTTCTGTACGCTTGGAAGTTCTGGAAAAAAGGAATATTTATTTGAAGCAATAAAAGCTCTCACTCAAGACATAGGAAAGGAATGGAGCGCTGTGATTTTGGCACCTAAAGCTGTATGTCCAATTAAGGAAGCAATCGAATGTGCGGGAAATAGCCCTAATGTTTACATTACAGATGAATTTGTGCCAGCACCTTTGGTAAATGGACTTGCAGATGTGGTCGTATCTCATGGTGGGCAAGGAACAGTCCAAACTGCTATTGCAAGTGGTACTCCTATTGTTGGATTTGCAATGCAGCCAGAACAACAGATAAATCTTGATAATGTAGTAATGAAAGGTGCTGGAATACGAATACCAATTAACAGATGGAATGCACCAAAAATACAATTGGCTATAAGAAATATAATTAAAGACACCTCATATAAAGAAAATATAAATACATTAAAAAAATTGTTGGAATCCTCAGATGGTAAGAAAAATTCAGCACTTGCTATATGGGATTATATACTTAATAAGTTAAATTAA